One genomic segment of Paenibacillus xylanexedens includes these proteins:
- a CDS encoding alpha-L-fucosidase, with product MSHSIQTLANITPSDRQLAWQELEFYSFIHFGINTFTDKEWGFGDESPALFNPTDFDATQWVEVCKSAGIKGLILTCKHHDGFCLWPSAYTEHTVKSSTWREGNGDMVKEVAEACRLGGLAFGVYLSPWDRHDHRYGTSEYNEYFKLQLRELLTSYGDIFCVWFDGACGEGPNGLKQVYDWDGYYEVIRELQPGAVISVCGPDVRWCGNEAGHTRDSEWSVVPEELKDCEKIQEASQHVDDGQFAKLANSRDENLGSRDAVAGKQVVWYPAEVNTSIRPGWFYHAAEDDQVRSLEKLLDIYYKSVGGNATFLLNLPPDQHGRIHENDAKRMQELGDRLRATFRHNLAFGGHATASESLDEKHDATRLLDGDKMTYWCPNEGTEHASIELDLLGEHTFDTILLQEHIRSGQRIEKLHIEYLDGEIWRDLYDCTIVGYKRICRFLPVRARKLRLIIEESRWCPTISAVEVYLSPQHLNK from the coding sequence ATGAGCCACTCCATTCAGACTCTTGCCAATATCACCCCGTCCGACCGTCAATTGGCCTGGCAGGAGCTCGAATTTTATTCGTTTATTCATTTTGGGATAAATACATTTACAGATAAGGAATGGGGATTCGGTGACGAATCACCAGCCCTCTTCAACCCTACCGATTTTGATGCCACGCAATGGGTAGAGGTGTGCAAATCTGCAGGGATAAAGGGTCTCATCCTTACCTGTAAACATCACGATGGTTTCTGTCTCTGGCCAAGCGCATATACGGAACATACGGTTAAGAGCAGCACGTGGCGCGAAGGCAACGGCGATATGGTAAAGGAAGTCGCTGAGGCTTGCAGGCTGGGAGGTCTGGCATTTGGCGTATATCTATCCCCGTGGGATCGGCATGACCATCGATATGGAACCTCCGAATACAACGAATATTTCAAGTTGCAGTTGCGTGAACTGTTGACCTCCTATGGTGACATCTTCTGTGTATGGTTTGATGGTGCCTGTGGTGAAGGACCGAACGGTTTGAAACAAGTGTATGATTGGGATGGCTACTATGAAGTCATTCGCGAACTGCAGCCAGGTGCCGTTATATCCGTATGTGGTCCCGATGTGCGCTGGTGTGGAAATGAAGCAGGACATACACGAGATTCTGAGTGGAGTGTTGTTCCAGAGGAACTTAAGGATTGCGAGAAGATTCAGGAGGCTTCGCAGCATGTGGATGATGGACAGTTTGCCAAGCTTGCTAACTCTCGCGACGAGAATCTGGGCAGCCGTGATGCTGTAGCTGGAAAGCAGGTTGTCTGGTACCCCGCCGAAGTTAATACTTCGATTCGGCCAGGCTGGTTCTACCACGCTGCTGAGGATGACCAAGTCAGAAGTCTCGAGAAACTTCTGGATATTTATTATAAGTCTGTTGGTGGTAATGCTACATTTCTGTTAAATCTGCCTCCGGACCAACACGGCAGAATTCATGAGAATGATGCCAAACGGATGCAAGAGCTTGGCGATCGGCTTCGCGCTACATTCCGTCATAACTTGGCCTTCGGAGGACATGCCACTGCTTCAGAATCGCTTGATGAGAAACATGATGCCACTCGCTTGCTGGACGGGGACAAAATGACGTATTGGTGCCCCAATGAAGGAACCGAACACGCTTCCATTGAGCTTGATTTATTGGGAGAGCATACGTTTGATACGATCCTGCTTCAGGAGCATATCCGGTCTGGACAGCGTATTGAGAAACTACACATCGAATATCTCGATGGCGAGATCTGGCGTGATCTATACGACTGTACAATCGTTGGATACAAACGGATTTGCCGCTTTCTCCCTGTCCGAGCAAGAAAGCTCCGCTTGATCATCGAAGAATCCAGATGGTGTCCGACAATATCTGCTGTTGAAGTCTATTTAAGTCCTCAGCATTTGAATAAATAA
- a CDS encoding AraC family transcriptional regulator codes for MKHYMKQMLVTNLDRTLPIYLEQTGYNEWQEEFDRPDGYHCYHWLQTTGGEGQFECAGNTMTLGPNQGILLPPHVPHRYYTSSHPWSTWYITFSGNLAPMIISSLGLATSKVIHWEGDSRLSRIHNTTSRLARQQSEFSGMDSSTFVYRFLMDLKRYGQVDNQRSYSQQSTRLAPYIRFMEEHFQDASIGLADLSEYAGLSSQRLNYLFRMTTGMSPYQYLIQLRIQKAKEHLMNNKHMTIKTVASLVGFLDVSHFVSTFRKFENITPQRFRELH; via the coding sequence ATGAAACATTACATGAAGCAGATGCTTGTCACTAATCTGGACCGTACACTGCCGATCTATTTGGAACAAACCGGTTATAACGAATGGCAAGAAGAATTTGATAGACCTGATGGCTATCATTGTTATCACTGGCTGCAAACGACAGGCGGTGAAGGGCAATTTGAATGTGCGGGAAATACGATGACACTTGGGCCAAACCAGGGAATTTTATTGCCACCTCATGTTCCGCACCGTTATTACACTTCGTCACATCCCTGGTCTACCTGGTACATAACATTTAGTGGTAATTTAGCCCCTATGATCATCTCCTCCCTGGGATTGGCCACATCGAAAGTCATTCATTGGGAAGGCGATTCCAGGCTGTCGAGAATTCATAACACGACCAGCCGTTTGGCAAGGCAGCAGTCTGAATTCAGCGGAATGGATAGTTCCACGTTTGTTTATCGTTTTCTAATGGATCTGAAGCGTTACGGACAAGTGGACAACCAACGCTCTTATTCCCAACAATCCACCCGACTCGCACCCTATATTCGATTCATGGAGGAGCATTTTCAGGATGCCTCAATCGGCTTGGCTGATCTGTCGGAATATGCAGGCTTAAGCTCGCAGCGGCTAAATTACTTATTTCGCATGACGACTGGAATGAGCCCTTATCAATATCTGATCCAACTGCGAATCCAGAAAGCGAAGGAACACTTAATGAACAACAAACATATGACCATCAAAACCGTTGCTTCTCTCGTGGGATTTCTGGATGTGAGCCATTTTGTCTCAACCTTCCGAAAATTTGAGAATATTACGCCTCAACGTTTTCGTGAACTTCATTAA
- a CDS encoding ArsR/SmtB family transcription factor, with amino-acid sequence MDSMQEVADKLKLLGDKTRLTILTLLKEREWCVCEFVEILDMSQPGISQHLRKLKDQGLVKENKRGQWVYYSLNVENAPYITSVLELMPDTATILKSLNKETFTSVCN; translated from the coding sequence ATGGATTCTATGCAAGAGGTAGCGGATAAGCTTAAATTGCTGGGTGATAAAACACGCCTTACTATTCTTACACTCCTCAAAGAACGTGAATGGTGCGTATGTGAATTTGTAGAGATTTTAGACATGTCACAACCTGGAATTAGTCAACATTTGCGCAAGCTGAAGGATCAAGGTTTGGTTAAAGAAAATAAACGTGGTCAGTGGGTATACTACTCTTTAAATGTAGAGAATGCACCCTATATTACATCTGTACTGGAGTTGATGCCAGATACAGCAACTATTCTTAAATCGTTAAATAAAGAAACCTTTACTTCAGTATGTAATTAA
- a CDS encoding family 43 glycosylhydrolase, which translates to MTKTTPNYDGYLFVHFIGEQPDGEQVYFSYSEDGLHWKDLNGGSPVLFSDLGEKGVRDPFLVRSVKDNKFYLIATDLRIASSKGWTHAVNAGSRDVIVWESSNLVNWSSPWNVTLGVEGAGCVWAPEAVYDEITDEFLVFWASATQEPQEQERKQKIYSARTKDFHTFSASEKYIERDNHIIDTTILPADGSYYRYSKDETTKNIRVENGDSLDKEAFVTLQAPVLEAVAGVEGPQIFKFNDREEWCLIVDRFAEGKGYLPLLTTDLGSGEFRIVPDDDFDMGTTQKRHGSVLPITAEECCRLLAAFGDGHQVLPGQYADPDVAQFGDRYYMYPTTDGFEGWSGTQFKVFSSSDLKHWRDEGVILDLGTEDVAWATGNAWAPAIASRNGKFYFYFCGKMRNGESAIGVAVADTPIGPFLAESQPLITMEQLKRLGITMGQAIDPSIYVDDNGKPYLLFGNGHAAIVELGEDMISVVEDTMSNLVGLHDFREAVTVLKQGGLYHFTWSCDDTGSEDYHVNYGTSEQLYGPVTYRYPILSKNVEKGMLGTGHHCIFNDSETGQYQIAYHRFVTPLSRFSSGKGYHREICMDPLLFGKDGLIQPVIL; encoded by the coding sequence TTGACCAAAACAACTCCAAATTATGATGGGTATCTCTTTGTACATTTTATTGGCGAACAACCAGACGGAGAGCAGGTTTATTTCTCCTATAGCGAGGATGGCCTTCACTGGAAGGATCTTAATGGCGGCTCGCCTGTGCTGTTTTCCGACCTTGGAGAAAAGGGGGTACGGGACCCGTTTCTGGTTCGTTCAGTCAAGGATAATAAATTTTATCTGATTGCTACGGATCTCCGCATCGCAAGCAGCAAAGGGTGGACTCATGCCGTTAATGCCGGGAGCCGTGACGTAATTGTATGGGAATCCAGCAATCTCGTGAACTGGTCATCCCCATGGAACGTCACACTAGGTGTTGAAGGGGCTGGATGTGTCTGGGCACCTGAAGCTGTGTATGATGAAATAACAGATGAGTTTCTTGTATTCTGGGCTTCTGCGACGCAGGAACCTCAGGAGCAAGAACGAAAACAAAAAATATACAGCGCTCGTACAAAAGACTTTCATACGTTCTCGGCATCGGAAAAATACATTGAGCGGGATAATCATATTATTGATACAACGATTCTTCCTGCGGATGGATCTTATTATCGATACTCCAAGGATGAAACAACCAAAAACATACGGGTAGAAAACGGAGACTCTCTCGACAAAGAAGCGTTTGTTACGCTGCAAGCCCCGGTACTGGAGGCTGTGGCAGGAGTGGAGGGACCTCAAATCTTTAAATTCAATGACCGGGAGGAATGGTGCCTGATTGTTGATCGATTTGCTGAAGGCAAGGGGTATCTTCCTCTGTTAACTACAGATCTGGGAAGCGGAGAATTCCGAATCGTCCCTGATGATGATTTTGATATGGGAACGACTCAAAAGCGGCATGGAAGTGTCCTGCCTATCACAGCTGAGGAGTGCTGCCGGCTTCTCGCGGCTTTCGGGGATGGTCATCAGGTGCTTCCTGGACAATATGCCGATCCTGATGTCGCACAGTTTGGGGATCGTTACTATATGTATCCAACAACAGATGGCTTCGAGGGGTGGTCGGGGACACAGTTCAAGGTGTTTTCTTCTTCAGACCTGAAGCATTGGAGAGACGAAGGCGTGATCCTTGATCTGGGAACAGAGGATGTTGCCTGGGCAACCGGTAATGCCTGGGCGCCGGCAATTGCCAGCCGAAACGGAAAGTTCTATTTTTATTTCTGTGGCAAAATGCGGAACGGAGAGAGTGCCATTGGCGTTGCTGTAGCAGATACACCGATTGGTCCATTCCTGGCCGAGTCGCAGCCTTTAATCACAATGGAGCAGTTGAAACGTCTGGGCATTACCATGGGACAAGCGATTGATCCCTCTATCTATGTCGATGATAATGGAAAACCGTATCTGTTATTTGGCAATGGACATGCTGCCATTGTGGAGCTCGGTGAAGACATGATAAGTGTCGTGGAGGACACAATGAGCAATCTGGTGGGCTTGCATGATTTTCGTGAGGCGGTAACTGTGTTAAAGCAGGGGGGACTATACCATTTTACGTGGTCCTGTGACGATACAGGCAGCGAAGACTATCATGTGAATTACGGTACGTCAGAGCAATTGTACGGTCCTGTTACCTATCGATACCCGATTCTGAGCAAAAATGTCGAGAAGGGCATGCTGGGTACAGGTCATCACTGTATATTTAATGATTCCGAAACGGGTCAATACCAGATTGCCTATCACCGTTTTGTCACGCCACTATCCAGATTTTCCTCCGGTAAGGGATATCACCGCGAAATATGTATGGACCCGCTTCTTTTTGGTAAGGACGGACTGATTCAGCCAGTCATACTCTAA
- a CDS encoding ArsR/SmtB family transcription factor, producing MNTPAFDSNNIKQFDEPANLLKALSHPIRLCIVRGLMMKKKCNVSYMQECLDLPQSTVSQHLQKLRSAGIVATERNGLEVNYVLADQRVEQIIKTLFEKDDCES from the coding sequence TTGAACACTCCCGCTTTTGACAGCAATAACATTAAACAGTTCGATGAACCAGCTAATCTGCTCAAAGCTTTGTCTCACCCCATTCGTTTATGCATTGTTCGGGGACTGATGATGAAAAAAAAATGTAATGTCTCTTATATGCAGGAATGTCTGGATCTTCCCCAATCAACAGTCTCACAACACCTCCAAAAGCTTCGTAGTGCAGGTATTGTTGCTACGGAGCGAAATGGACTTGAAGTGAACTATGTGCTTGCCGATCAACGGGTTGAACAGATTATTAAAACTTTATTTGAAAAGGATGATTGTGAATCATGA
- a CDS encoding FAD-dependent oxidoreductase: MSKKVLIVGGVAGGASAAARLRRLDEHAEIIIFEKGPYISFANCGLPYYIGGSIDDRERLLVQTPKGMADRFRIDVRTRSEVVAIDSQKRVVKIQSQERGAYEESYDELILSPGAKPMIPDLPGKDNPLIYTVRSIPDIDRIKEQVSSSNNKSSIVIGGGFIGVEMAENLKEAGLDVTLIEGNAQVLTPYDPELAAALAQEMENHGVNLLFSKRVQGFHSLEQGIGVELADGHTLTADMVILAIGVTPDTYFLKDSGVSLGARGHIIVNEALESSVPHIYAVGDAIEVTETIHGTKATIPLAGPANKQGRIVADRIAGLPSTYKGTQGTSIIKVFGMTAATTGSNEKTLQRLGVEYQTVIVHPASHASYYPGSSAITLKLLFTPEGKILGAQAVGYDGVDKRIDDIAVAIHFGGHVHDLTELELGYAPPYSSAKDPVNMAGFAAENMITGRVQTFTYNQLADRQPEQSILLDVRSEIEHQNGHIPGSLSIPVDELRERLDELDPSKEIWLYCQVGLRGYTASQILRQHGFSVKNLSGGYKTYRQVQFNPAPFTTAKQDHHDSAVDVKEKKSIPSESIQPQRIDHELNVCGLSCPGPLIQVKQKMDQLSYGETLRVKASDPGFYEDVKAWATMSGSTILQLERLKGGTIESVITKNTAQPVSDATISDPASTMVVFSGDLDKAIASLIIANGAAASGRKVTLFFTFWGLSIIRKQQPQKLSKTMIGRMFDMMLPRGSQKLGMSKMNMLGAGPKMIRGLMKKHHVPSLEELIESAITQGVEIVACQMSMDLMGIQREELIDQVKIGGVGYYLGQASQANHNLFI; this comes from the coding sequence ATGAGCAAAAAAGTACTTATTGTTGGCGGTGTAGCTGGAGGTGCTTCTGCAGCTGCACGTCTTCGCCGTCTGGATGAACATGCCGAGATTATTATCTTTGAGAAAGGGCCCTATATCTCATTTGCCAATTGTGGTTTGCCTTATTATATAGGTGGCTCAATCGATGATCGAGAGCGTCTGCTGGTGCAGACGCCAAAAGGGATGGCAGATCGCTTTCGTATCGATGTGCGTACAAGAAGTGAGGTCGTAGCTATTGATTCGCAGAAGCGAGTGGTTAAGATACAATCCCAGGAGCGCGGTGCATATGAAGAAAGCTATGACGAGTTGATATTGTCACCAGGTGCAAAACCGATGATTCCCGATCTGCCGGGTAAGGACAATCCACTAATTTATACCGTACGAAGTATTCCAGACATCGATCGGATCAAAGAACAGGTAAGTTCTTCTAACAACAAGTCTTCGATCGTCATAGGCGGTGGATTTATCGGCGTAGAAATGGCTGAGAATCTAAAGGAAGCTGGTCTGGATGTAACGCTTATTGAGGGGAACGCACAAGTACTCACACCATATGATCCCGAGTTAGCAGCCGCATTGGCACAGGAAATGGAGAATCATGGTGTAAACCTGCTGTTTTCCAAGCGTGTTCAGGGATTCCATTCCCTAGAGCAGGGCATAGGAGTTGAACTTGCAGATGGTCATACGCTGACTGCTGACATGGTTATTCTTGCGATAGGCGTAACGCCAGACACCTATTTTTTGAAAGATAGCGGCGTTTCGCTGGGTGCACGTGGACATATTATCGTAAATGAAGCTTTAGAAAGCAGTGTGCCACATATCTATGCTGTTGGGGATGCCATCGAAGTTACGGAAACCATTCATGGTACGAAGGCAACGATTCCACTTGCCGGACCTGCCAACAAACAAGGTCGTATTGTTGCTGACCGTATCGCAGGGCTTCCTTCTACCTATAAAGGAACACAAGGTACGTCCATTATCAAAGTCTTTGGAATGACCGCAGCCACAACAGGCAGTAATGAGAAAACACTACAACGTCTCGGCGTGGAATATCAAACCGTTATCGTACACCCTGCTTCTCATGCATCGTATTATCCTGGTTCGAGCGCAATTACTCTTAAACTGCTGTTTACTCCGGAAGGTAAAATTTTAGGCGCACAAGCAGTCGGTTATGATGGAGTGGATAAACGAATTGATGACATTGCTGTAGCCATTCATTTTGGAGGACATGTCCACGATTTGACAGAGCTTGAACTGGGTTACGCGCCACCATATTCTTCTGCCAAAGATCCCGTAAATATGGCTGGATTTGCAGCAGAGAATATGATCACTGGACGTGTTCAGACCTTCACCTATAATCAACTGGCTGATCGTCAGCCGGAGCAGTCGATACTTCTGGATGTTCGCAGTGAAATTGAGCATCAAAATGGTCATATTCCGGGTTCACTCTCTATTCCAGTTGATGAGCTTCGTGAGCGGTTAGATGAATTAGACCCATCCAAAGAAATCTGGCTATACTGTCAAGTCGGCTTACGTGGTTACACTGCTTCGCAAATTTTGCGTCAGCATGGTTTTAGCGTAAAAAACTTGAGTGGTGGTTATAAAACATACCGTCAAGTCCAGTTTAATCCTGCTCCATTTACTACTGCAAAACAAGATCATCATGATTCTGCGGTGGACGTTAAGGAAAAAAAGTCTATTCCCTCTGAGTCGATACAACCGCAACGTATTGATCATGAGTTGAACGTTTGCGGATTAAGTTGTCCTGGCCCCCTAATTCAGGTTAAGCAGAAAATGGATCAACTCTCATACGGAGAAACCCTTCGCGTGAAAGCTTCCGATCCAGGATTCTATGAAGATGTTAAAGCATGGGCGACAATGTCGGGTTCCACAATCTTGCAGTTGGAAAGACTGAAAGGCGGTACGATTGAGTCTGTCATTACTAAAAATACAGCACAACCCGTATCCGATGCCACAATCAGCGATCCTGCCAGCACGATGGTTGTTTTCAGTGGTGATCTGGACAAAGCGATCGCTTCACTCATTATTGCTAATGGGGCAGCAGCCAGTGGACGGAAAGTAACCCTATTTTTCACTTTTTGGGGATTGAGTATTATTCGTAAGCAGCAACCGCAGAAGTTATCCAAAACTATGATCGGCCGTATGTTTGATATGATGCTGCCTCGCGGGAGCCAGAAGCTTGGCATGTCCAAAATGAATATGCTTGGAGCAGGCCCGAAGATGATCCGTGGTTTGATGAAAAAACATCATGTGCCGTCGTTGGAGGAATTGATTGAGAGCGCAATTACACAAGGAGTAGAGATCGTTGCCTGCCAAATGTCTATGGATTTAATGGGAATTCAGCGTGAAGAATTAATAGATCAAGTCAAAATTGGTGGTGTAGGTTACTATCTTGGACAAGCATCACAAGCCAATCATAATCTGTTTATTTAA
- a CDS encoding beta-galactosidase gives MLYAGANYHPHDWPRERWQHDINLMRKASFTIVRLGHLCWDSFEPSEGNYTFAWFDEVMTLFEEAGIQVILDIATRPAPTWLHRKYPEISLSAPSGIRMEAQTRYMEDIGHPTLQEYAYDFARKLVLRYRHHPALYAFGLCNELGSGAPSYSNVARDRFEVWLRNKYETVEQLNEAWSAQRWSRKLNSFSDVVLPISGQVKGAPERLLDMARFYSDETLNYMQGLSDIVRELAPEVRETTNHWSENPGYGFDYLKQYREMIDLPGIGFYPGTNPEDKQALTAACFFMDHRIGELDQPIWCLEFQTGDFGGYASPPGAMRMYAYLSLIHRAQAVCAWTWRTMLGGEEQYVFGLVDHDGIPGWKYDEFARIAEEFKRLQDLDMPRKTNPDIAIAYSFETLKVMAGNPSYYKTDYTGQVLQAYSALEQSNLDCNIINLRSLHRNYKLIIVPGHAIMDEESAATLRDFVEQGGTVIMTAYSAKVTANNRVFDTTLPGGLSDVFGIRCGAFVRTRSHTPWENAGGLEKTELGLEREKPVIVMDSQNIQPDIDYYEILEPHTASVIASFSNTREASPAVTCNKYGQGQAIYVALPANTTFLSALLHRLYPTLGIADGPFTPSGVVARHLDNKNTLYVNTTGKSQTVPLQEAAVGMLSGQTMASELKLEPYDAEIIQFISN, from the coding sequence ATGTTATATGCAGGCGCTAACTACCACCCCCACGACTGGCCGCGCGAACGCTGGCAACACGATATCAACTTGATGCGTAAAGCTTCGTTTACAATCGTTCGACTCGGCCATTTATGCTGGGACAGCTTCGAGCCATCGGAAGGAAACTACACTTTTGCATGGTTTGACGAAGTCATGACCTTGTTTGAGGAAGCCGGTATTCAGGTCATTCTGGATATTGCGACCCGCCCGGCTCCGACTTGGCTGCACAGAAAGTATCCTGAAATCTCTTTAAGTGCTCCGAGCGGCATCCGTATGGAAGCGCAAACAAGATATATGGAGGATATCGGTCATCCAACCCTCCAAGAATACGCTTATGATTTCGCCAGAAAACTCGTCCTTCGTTACCGGCATCATCCGGCCCTTTATGCTTTCGGATTATGCAACGAGTTAGGCTCCGGTGCTCCATCCTATTCCAATGTGGCCCGGGACCGATTCGAGGTCTGGCTTCGTAATAAGTATGAAACGGTCGAGCAGCTTAATGAAGCCTGGAGTGCACAGCGCTGGTCTAGAAAACTGAACAGCTTCAGTGATGTGGTCCTCCCGATTTCGGGACAGGTCAAAGGTGCACCAGAACGCCTTCTGGACATGGCACGTTTTTACTCCGATGAGACGTTGAATTATATGCAAGGATTGAGTGACATCGTGCGGGAATTAGCACCAGAAGTCAGAGAAACAACGAACCACTGGTCGGAAAATCCGGGCTACGGTTTCGATTATCTGAAGCAGTACCGGGAAATGATCGACTTGCCGGGCATTGGCTTTTATCCCGGGACCAATCCCGAAGATAAGCAAGCGTTAACTGCTGCCTGTTTTTTCATGGACCATCGCATCGGTGAGCTGGATCAGCCCATCTGGTGTCTGGAGTTCCAGACTGGGGACTTTGGCGGCTATGCATCTCCACCGGGAGCAATGCGAATGTACGCTTATCTGTCTCTGATTCACAGAGCACAGGCCGTCTGCGCCTGGACCTGGCGTACAATGCTGGGTGGCGAAGAGCAATATGTGTTTGGTCTTGTGGATCATGATGGCATACCAGGCTGGAAATATGATGAATTTGCACGTATTGCAGAGGAATTCAAACGGCTGCAGGATCTGGATATGCCAAGAAAAACAAACCCTGACATCGCGATTGCTTACTCTTTCGAGACGCTGAAGGTTATGGCTGGCAACCCAAGCTATTACAAGACAGACTATACCGGGCAGGTTTTGCAAGCATACAGCGCTCTGGAACAATCCAATCTGGATTGCAACATCATCAATCTGCGCAGCCTCCATCGGAACTACAAGCTGATTATCGTACCCGGACACGCGATCATGGATGAAGAATCGGCAGCAACGCTACGCGATTTTGTTGAACAAGGCGGTACCGTTATCATGACGGCTTATTCTGCCAAAGTCACTGCGAACAATCGGGTGTTTGATACTACCCTTCCAGGAGGCTTGAGTGATGTATTTGGCATCCGCTGTGGTGCATTTGTTCGAACGCGCAGCCATACCCCTTGGGAGAATGCCGGAGGTTTGGAAAAAACCGAGCTTGGCTTGGAGCGTGAGAAGCCAGTCATCGTCATGGATTCGCAAAACATTCAGCCGGATATCGATTATTATGAGATCCTTGAGCCGCATACCGCGAGCGTCATCGCCAGTTTCTCGAATACACGTGAGGCTTCCCCGGCGGTCACCTGCAATAAGTACGGACAAGGTCAAGCGATCTATGTAGCCTTGCCTGCCAATACAACGTTTTTGAGTGCGCTTCTGCATCGTTTGTATCCGACGCTTGGTATAGCAGATGGTCCTTTTACACCATCCGGTGTCGTGGCTCGTCATCTGGACAACAAGAATACCCTCTATGTCAACACAACAGGCAAGTCGCAGACCGTGCCCCTTCAGGAAGCGGCAGTTGGTATGCTGTCAGGCCAGACCATGGCCTCTGAGTTGAAGCTTGAGCCCTATGATGCTGAAATCATTCAATTCATTTCAAATTAA
- a CDS encoding alkaline phosphatase produces the protein MKLSKRVLPAVALTLAVSASTLLSAGQASAVQAVSVEKKQIKNIIFLIGDGMGTSYTSAYRYMKDDPSTKGMDKTVFDPYLVGAQMTYPDDDKQNVTDSASAATAMSAGVKTYNAAIAVDPEQKEVKTVLEQAKENGKSTGLVATSEITHATPAAFGAHDISRKNMDAIADDYYDELINGKHKVDVLLGGGKSNFVREGRDLTKEFQKAGFSYVTDRSSLLADKNQQVLGLFADGGLDKLIDRSAATPSLAEMTNTAIDRLSSNDKGFFLMVEGSQIDWAGHDNDIVGAMSEMEDFAGAFQAAIDFAKKDGETLVVATADHSTGGLTLGKDGEYNFFVDPIKAALRTPDFMAAQIAKGASVEETLKSYLKLELKPEEIQSVKEAAKSADVTKIDNAIEAIIDNRSYTGWTTGGHTGEDVPVYAYGPASHRFAGLIDNTDNAKIIFDILSKHQ, from the coding sequence GTGAAATTATCCAAAAGAGTATTACCAGCGGTAGCGCTGACTCTGGCTGTATCGGCTTCTACTCTCTTGTCTGCAGGACAAGCAAGTGCCGTTCAAGCTGTAAGTGTGGAGAAAAAACAAATCAAGAACATCATCTTCCTCATTGGGGATGGCATGGGGACCTCTTATACTTCCGCCTACCGTTATATGAAAGATGATCCTTCGACGAAGGGCATGGACAAAACCGTATTCGACCCTTATCTTGTTGGGGCACAAATGACTTATCCGGATGATGATAAACAAAATGTAACGGATTCCGCTTCCGCAGCAACGGCCATGTCGGCGGGCGTGAAAACCTACAATGCGGCCATTGCGGTTGACCCTGAGCAGAAGGAAGTCAAAACGGTACTTGAGCAGGCCAAAGAAAACGGCAAGTCCACCGGACTCGTGGCTACATCGGAGATCACTCATGCCACACCAGCTGCATTTGGTGCCCATGATATCAGTCGAAAAAATATGGATGCAATTGCGGACGATTATTATGATGAGTTGATTAATGGCAAGCATAAGGTGGATGTACTTCTGGGTGGAGGGAAATCCAATTTTGTACGCGAGGGTCGTGACCTGACGAAGGAGTTCCAGAAGGCCGGATTCAGCTATGTGACGGATCGTTCCTCTCTCCTTGCCGATAAGAATCAACAAGTTCTTGGACTGTTTGCGGACGGAGGTCTGGACAAGTTGATTGATCGTAGTGCTGCAACTCCATCATTGGCTGAGATGACCAATACAGCGATTGATCGTCTCAGTTCGAACGACAAAGGATTCTTTCTAATGGTCGAAGGCAGCCAGATCGACTGGGCAGGACATGATAATGATATCGTTGGCGCGATGAGTGAAATGGAAGATTTCGCAGGAGCATTTCAGGCAGCTATTGATTTTGCCAAAAAAGACGGTGAAACACTTGTCGTAGCTACTGCCGACCACTCCACGGGCGGACTTACGCTCGGAAAAGACGGAGAGTATAACTTTTTCGTAGACCCGATCAAAGCTGCACTGCGTACGCCTGACTTCATGGCAGCACAAATTGCAAAAGGTGCTTCGGTTGAAGAAACACTGAAAAGTTATCTGAAACTGGAGTTGAAGCCGGAAGAGATTCAATCGGTGAAAGAAGCAGCTAAAAGTGCGGACGTAACAAAGATTGATAATGCCATTGAAGCAATTATTGATAACCGTTCATATACGGGCTGGACAACAGGTGGACACACAGGTGAAGATGTTCCGGTCTATGCCTACGGCCCGGCAAGTCATCGCTTCGCCGGTTTGATCGATAACACAGATAATGCCAAGATCATATTTGATATTCTCAGCAAGCATCAGTAA